The following coding sequences are from one Nicotiana tomentosiformis chromosome 3, ASM39032v3, whole genome shotgun sequence window:
- the LOC138908337 gene encoding uncharacterized protein → MQDSIPACFSAGDKSADDHTVVTRSGQSIFMSVYRTKIADQCRLITVTWCKNLLLHGLSVSVEGSNSGDSQYTCKVELKPWYFWRKQGSKHFLVDNKPVDIYWDLKAAKFNGETEPSSDYYVAVVCDEEVILLLGDLKKDAYRKTGCRPALIEPTLVSRKEHIFGKKKFSTRVKFHDKGRMHEISIECKNRINSSGISIDGVDPEMEIRIDGKLFIHVKHLQWKFRGNESIHLNKVRIEVYWDVHDWIFNPGLRHALFIFRPVLLSTSPSSVSELSSPPFSSSTSTPLSSQTGSSGSLEGLNSSNSSDFCLFLYAWKVE, encoded by the coding sequence ATGCAAGATTCAATCCCTGCTTGCTTCTCAGCAGGTGATAAGTCAGCAGATGATCATACTGTAGTAACCAGGTCAGGGCAAAGCATTTTTATGTCCGTTTATCGGACTAAAATTGCTGATCAATGTCGGTTAATCACAGTTACTTGGTGCAAGAACTTGTTGCTCCATGGTTTGTCAGTGTCAGTAGAAGGCTCAAATAGTGGTGATAGCCAGTATACTTGCAAGGTGGAGCTAAAGCCCTGGTATTTTTGGAGGAAACAAGGTTCAAAACACTTTCTTGTGGACAATAAGCCAGTTGACATCTACTGGGATCTTAAAGCTGCTAAATTTAATGGTGAGACAGAGCCAAGCTCAGATTACTATGTAGCAGTGGTATGTGATGAAGAAGTTATTCTGTTGCTCGGCGATTTGAAGAAAGATGCTTATAGAAAGACAGGCTGCAGACCAGCACTGATTGAACCAACTTTAGTGTCAAGAAAAGAACATATTTTTGGCAAGAAGAAGTTCTCAACAAGAGTTAAATTCCATGACAAGGGCAGAATGCATGAGATTTCTATTGAGTGCAAGAACAGAATTAACAGTAGTGGAATTTCTATTGATGGGGTTGATCCAGAAATGGAGATAAGGATAGATGGAAAATTGTTCATTCATGTGAAGCATTTGCAGTGGAAATTCAGAGGGAATGAATCCATTCATCTCAACAAAGTGAGGATAGAAGTTTATTGGGATGTTCATGACTGGATTTTCAATCCTGGTTTAAGACATGCTTTGTTTATTTTCAGGCCAGTTTTATTATCCACATCTCCTTCATCAGTATCAGAATTATCATCACCACCATTCTCTTCGTCGACATCAACTCCGTTGTCATCCCAAACAGGGAGTTCTGGGTCCCTAGAGGGGTTAAATTCAAGTAACTCATCAGATTTTTGCCTGTTTCTTTATGCTTGGAAGGTAGAATGA
- the LOC104118718 gene encoding probable serine/threonine-protein kinase WNK3 isoform X1 — protein MHQDSTSEQEPDDSESEPDFVELDPTGRYGRYKEVLGKGAFKKVYRAFDELEGIEVAWNQVKVADLLRNAVDLERLYSEVHLLKTLKHKNIIKYFNSWVDTKNENINIITEIFTSGTLRQYRKKHKKVDLRALKNWSRQILEGLSYLHRHDPPVIHRDLKCDNIFVNGNQGEVKIGDLGLAAILRKARSAHSVIGEVLVQFANFCVYPRLQLFVLFRWYLKSAILYLISGTPEFMAPELYEEEYNELVDIYAFGMCLLELVTFEYPYVECANAAQIYKKVTAGVKPASLAKVKDPRVKAFIEKCIAKVSERLPANELLMDPFLQSDEDSGSISRSLSSHPRHADKSDDQSDCGRSPKDPVAEGSRDFTVQGQRKDLNTIFLKLRITDSTGHIRNIHFPFDIEVDTANAVASEMVEELDLTDQDVSAIADMIDSEIRSYIPDWEPKECSSNHVTDEVTLSEGGTSEAREVAPSESSISGACEDVSPSTIDSTPSGGLVLERLPSGRKYWSDSPKATSSASSPLRPGPSNLSQADSPIAEGSWTDENEQSSVSQKEGSSSGDDAFEHEENETENDMDEEAGVIPNSNTGDKNQSADLISETECHSLDGRNNHLSKNCSADIGEIVEKLEKLLEQQQKELDELREKHDLAISDFMNKLPPELHSRVSAICGHKLSPHRLRYERGCSITNSADPSSSFQIYSRMLKNIRVAGNGYKQNSVAGSVLNGPIFRRCFSSVKGNISSGLGIAVILKEEAGE, from the exons ATGCACCAGGATTCGACGTCCGAGCAGGAACCGGACGATTCTGAATCGGAGCCCGACTTCGTGGAGCTCGATCCTACTGGTCGCTACGGTCGG TATAAGGAGGTTCTGGGAAAAGGAGCTTTTAAGAAAGT ATATCGAGCTTTTGATGAACTGGAGGGAATAGAAGTAGCTTGGAACCAGGTTAAAGTGGCTGATCTCTTGAGGAATGCTGTGGACTTGGAGCGTCTTTATTCAGAAGTTCATTTACTTAAAACCCTCAagcacaagaatatcatcaaataTTTCAACTCCTGGGTTGACACAAAGAATGAGAATATCAACATCATTACTGAAATATTCACTTCTGGGACTTTAAGACA ATACCGTAAAAAGCATAAGAAGGTTGATTTGCGAGCACTCAAGAATTGGTCTAGGCAGATATTGGAGGGATTGTCATATCTACATCGTCACGACCCTCCAGTTATTCATCGGGATCTCAAGTGCGACAACATTTTTGTCAATGGTAACCAAGGAGAGGTgaaaatcggtgacttgggactcGCAGCAATTCTTCGTAAGGCTCGTTCAGCTCATAGTGTCATTGGTGAGGTCTTAGTCCAATTTGCTAATTTCTGCGTCTATCCAAGGTTGCAATTGTTTGTGTTGTTTAGATGGTATCTTAAGAGTGCAATTCTATATTTAATCTCAGGCACTCCGGAATTCATGGCACCGGAACTTTATGAGGAGGAATATAATGAGCTAGTAGATATCTATGCTTTTGGCATGTGCTTACTGGAGCTGGTGACTTTTGAATATCCTTATGTCGAGTGTGCAAATGCTGCTCAGATATATAAGAAAGTGACAGCA GGAGTTAAGCCCGCATCATTGGCAAAAGTGAAGGATCCTCGAGTCAAAGCATTTATAGAAAAATGTATTGCAAAAGTTTCTGAGCGGCTGCCTGCTAATGAACTATTGATGGACCCCTTTCTTCAGTCAGACGAAGATTCTGGAAGCATATCTAGATCCTTGAGTTCCCACCCCAGACATGCAG ATAAGAGTGATGACCAATCTGACTGTGGAAGAAGTCCCAAGGATCCTGTGGCTGAAGGAAGCAGAGATTTCACAGTGCAGGGCCAAAGAAAGGACCTAAACACAATTTTTCTTAAACTGCGAATAACTGATTCAACAG GTCATATTAGGAATATTCACTTCCCCTTTGATATTGAAGTTGATACAGCAAATGCTGTTGCTAGTGAAATGGTTGAGGAGTTGGACCTGACAGATCAAGACGTCTCTGCTATTGCTGATATGATTGATTCTGAGATCCGGTCATATATCCCAGATTGGGAACCAAAAGAATGTTCTAGCAATCACGTTACTGATGAAGTTACTCTTTCTGAGGGCGGTACCTCTGAAGCTCGTGAAGTTGCTCCTTCTGAGAGCAGTATCTCTGGAGCTTGTGAGGATGTTTCCCCCTCAACAATTGATTCCACTCCTTCTGGTGGTCTTGTGTTGGAAAGACTTCCTTCAGGTCGTAAGTACTGGTCTGATTCACCAAAAGCAACCAGTAGTGCGAGCTCTCCGCTCAGACCGGGGCCTTCAAACCTGTCACAGGCAGATTCACCAATTGCCGAAGGTAGCTGGACTGATGAAAACGAACAATCATCTGTCAGCCAGAAAGAGGGAAGCAGTTCAGGTGATGATGCTTTTGAGCATGAAGAGAATGAAACTGAAAATGATATGGATGAAGAGGCTGGTGTAATTCCCAATTCAAACACAGGTGATAAGAACCAGTCTGCTGATTTAATTTCTGAGACCGAGTGTCATTCGTTAGACGGAAGAAACAATCATCTCAGTAAGAACTGTTCGGCTGACATTGGAGAAATTGTGGAGAAACTTGAGAAGCTACTAGAACAGCAGCAGAAGGAGCTAGATGAGCTTAGAGAGAAACATGACTTGGCTATCTCAGATTTTATGAACAAACTTCCTCCTGAGTTACACAGCAGAGTGAGTGCTATTTGTGGTCACAAATTGTCTCCCCATAGGCTGCGCTATGAAAGAGGCTGCTCGATTACAAACTCTGCAGACCCAAGCTCCTCTTTTCAGAT ATATTCCAGAATGCTGAAAAATATTAGAGTTGCTGGCAATGGTTACAAGCAAAATTCAGTAGCTGGAAGTGTTTTGAATGGACCTATATTTAGACGCTGTTTCAGCTCTGTCAAGGGCAACATCAGTTCAGGATTGGGAATTGCCGTAATTTTGAAAGAGGAGGCAGGAGAGTGA
- the LOC104118718 gene encoding probable serine/threonine-protein kinase WNK3 isoform X2: protein MHQDSTSEQEPDDSESEPDFVELDPTGRYGRYKEVLGKGAFKKVYRAFDELEGIEVAWNQVKVADLLRNAVDLERLYSEVHLLKTLKHKNIIKYFNSWVDTKNENINIITEIFTSGTLRQYRKKHKKVDLRALKNWSRQILEGLSYLHRHDPPVIHRDLKCDNIFVNGNQGEVKIGDLGLAAILRKARSAHSVIGTPEFMAPELYEEEYNELVDIYAFGMCLLELVTFEYPYVECANAAQIYKKVTAGVKPASLAKVKDPRVKAFIEKCIAKVSERLPANELLMDPFLQSDEDSGSISRSLSSHPRHADKSDDQSDCGRSPKDPVAEGSRDFTVQGQRKDLNTIFLKLRITDSTGHIRNIHFPFDIEVDTANAVASEMVEELDLTDQDVSAIADMIDSEIRSYIPDWEPKECSSNHVTDEVTLSEGGTSEAREVAPSESSISGACEDVSPSTIDSTPSGGLVLERLPSGRKYWSDSPKATSSASSPLRPGPSNLSQADSPIAEGSWTDENEQSSVSQKEGSSSGDDAFEHEENETENDMDEEAGVIPNSNTGDKNQSADLISETECHSLDGRNNHLSKNCSADIGEIVEKLEKLLEQQQKELDELREKHDLAISDFMNKLPPELHSRVSAICGHKLSPHRLRYERGCSITNSADPSSSFQIYSRMLKNIRVAGNGYKQNSVAGSVLNGPIFRRCFSSVKGNISSGLGIAVILKEEAGE from the exons ATGCACCAGGATTCGACGTCCGAGCAGGAACCGGACGATTCTGAATCGGAGCCCGACTTCGTGGAGCTCGATCCTACTGGTCGCTACGGTCGG TATAAGGAGGTTCTGGGAAAAGGAGCTTTTAAGAAAGT ATATCGAGCTTTTGATGAACTGGAGGGAATAGAAGTAGCTTGGAACCAGGTTAAAGTGGCTGATCTCTTGAGGAATGCTGTGGACTTGGAGCGTCTTTATTCAGAAGTTCATTTACTTAAAACCCTCAagcacaagaatatcatcaaataTTTCAACTCCTGGGTTGACACAAAGAATGAGAATATCAACATCATTACTGAAATATTCACTTCTGGGACTTTAAGACA ATACCGTAAAAAGCATAAGAAGGTTGATTTGCGAGCACTCAAGAATTGGTCTAGGCAGATATTGGAGGGATTGTCATATCTACATCGTCACGACCCTCCAGTTATTCATCGGGATCTCAAGTGCGACAACATTTTTGTCAATGGTAACCAAGGAGAGGTgaaaatcggtgacttgggactcGCAGCAATTCTTCGTAAGGCTCGTTCAGCTCATAGTGTCATTG GCACTCCGGAATTCATGGCACCGGAACTTTATGAGGAGGAATATAATGAGCTAGTAGATATCTATGCTTTTGGCATGTGCTTACTGGAGCTGGTGACTTTTGAATATCCTTATGTCGAGTGTGCAAATGCTGCTCAGATATATAAGAAAGTGACAGCA GGAGTTAAGCCCGCATCATTGGCAAAAGTGAAGGATCCTCGAGTCAAAGCATTTATAGAAAAATGTATTGCAAAAGTTTCTGAGCGGCTGCCTGCTAATGAACTATTGATGGACCCCTTTCTTCAGTCAGACGAAGATTCTGGAAGCATATCTAGATCCTTGAGTTCCCACCCCAGACATGCAG ATAAGAGTGATGACCAATCTGACTGTGGAAGAAGTCCCAAGGATCCTGTGGCTGAAGGAAGCAGAGATTTCACAGTGCAGGGCCAAAGAAAGGACCTAAACACAATTTTTCTTAAACTGCGAATAACTGATTCAACAG GTCATATTAGGAATATTCACTTCCCCTTTGATATTGAAGTTGATACAGCAAATGCTGTTGCTAGTGAAATGGTTGAGGAGTTGGACCTGACAGATCAAGACGTCTCTGCTATTGCTGATATGATTGATTCTGAGATCCGGTCATATATCCCAGATTGGGAACCAAAAGAATGTTCTAGCAATCACGTTACTGATGAAGTTACTCTTTCTGAGGGCGGTACCTCTGAAGCTCGTGAAGTTGCTCCTTCTGAGAGCAGTATCTCTGGAGCTTGTGAGGATGTTTCCCCCTCAACAATTGATTCCACTCCTTCTGGTGGTCTTGTGTTGGAAAGACTTCCTTCAGGTCGTAAGTACTGGTCTGATTCACCAAAAGCAACCAGTAGTGCGAGCTCTCCGCTCAGACCGGGGCCTTCAAACCTGTCACAGGCAGATTCACCAATTGCCGAAGGTAGCTGGACTGATGAAAACGAACAATCATCTGTCAGCCAGAAAGAGGGAAGCAGTTCAGGTGATGATGCTTTTGAGCATGAAGAGAATGAAACTGAAAATGATATGGATGAAGAGGCTGGTGTAATTCCCAATTCAAACACAGGTGATAAGAACCAGTCTGCTGATTTAATTTCTGAGACCGAGTGTCATTCGTTAGACGGAAGAAACAATCATCTCAGTAAGAACTGTTCGGCTGACATTGGAGAAATTGTGGAGAAACTTGAGAAGCTACTAGAACAGCAGCAGAAGGAGCTAGATGAGCTTAGAGAGAAACATGACTTGGCTATCTCAGATTTTATGAACAAACTTCCTCCTGAGTTACACAGCAGAGTGAGTGCTATTTGTGGTCACAAATTGTCTCCCCATAGGCTGCGCTATGAAAGAGGCTGCTCGATTACAAACTCTGCAGACCCAAGCTCCTCTTTTCAGAT ATATTCCAGAATGCTGAAAAATATTAGAGTTGCTGGCAATGGTTACAAGCAAAATTCAGTAGCTGGAAGTGTTTTGAATGGACCTATATTTAGACGCTGTTTCAGCTCTGTCAAGGGCAACATCAGTTCAGGATTGGGAATTGCCGTAATTTTGAAAGAGGAGGCAGGAGAGTGA
- the LOC104118716 gene encoding elongation factor Tu, chloroplastic produces MASISAATTTSSTKLVSSNTPNPLLPSSTKPSKLILSSSFTPNFSTLFLHSPATPSSTSTHRHRRFTVRAARGKFERKKPHVNIGTIGHVDHGKTTLTAALTMALASMGNSAPKKYDEIDAAPEERARGITINTATVEYETENRHYAHVDCPGHADYVKNMITGAAQMDGAILVCSGADGPMPQTKEHILLAKQVGVPNMVVFLNKQDQVDDEELLQLVELEVRELLSSYEFPGDDIPIISGSALLALEALMANPSIKRGENQWVDKIYELMDSVDSYIPIPVRQTELPFLMAIEDVFSITGRGTVATGRVERGTVRIGDTVDIVGLKDTRSTTVTGVEMFQKILDEAMAGDNVGLLLRGIQKIDIQRGMVLAKPGTITPHTKFEAIVYVLKKEEGGRHSPFFSGYRPQFYMRTTDVTGKVTSITTDKGEESKMVMPGDRVNLVVELIMPVACEQGMRFAIREGGKTVGAGVIQKIIE; encoded by the coding sequence ATGGCTTCAATTTCAGCagccaccaccacctcctctacTAAGCTTGTATCCTCCAACACCCCCAATCCTCTTCTTCCTTCCTCCACTAAACCCTCCAAGCTTATCCTATCCTCTTCCTTTACCCCCAATTTTTCCACCCTTTTCCTCCACTCACCCGCCACCCCTTCTTCTACTTCCACCCACCGCCACCGCCGTTTTACTGTCCGCGCTGCCCGTGGAAAATTCGAGCGGAAAAAACCCCATGTCAACATCGGTACTATTGGCCATGTTGACCATGGAAAGACTACTCTAACCGCTGCTTTAACCATGGCTCTTGCTTCTATGGGAAACTCAGCCCCCAAGAAGTACGACGAAATTGATGCCGCCCCAGAAGAGCGTGCTCGTGGTATTACTATTAACACTGCTACTGTTGAGTACGAGACTGAGAACCGTCACTACGCCCACGTGGACTGCCCTGGTCACGCTGATTATGTCAAGAATATGATTACTGGTGCTGCCCAAATGGACGGTGCTATTCTTGTTTGTTCAGGTGCTGATGGTCCCATGCCACAGACTAAGGAACACATTTTGCTCGCTAAGCAGGTGGGTGTCCCTAACATGGTTGTGTTCTTGAATAAACAAGATCAGGTCGATGATGAAGAGCTGCTTCAGCTTGTTGAGTTGGAGGTAAGAGAGTTATTGTCAAGTTATGAGTTCCCTGGTGATGATATTCCTATTATTTCTGGCTCTGCTCTTTTGGCTTTAGAGGCTTTGATGGCTAATCCTAGTATTAAGAGAGGTGAAAATCAATGGGTTGATAAGATTTATGAGTTGATGGACTCTGTTGATAGTTATATTCCTATTCCAGTAAGGCAAACTGAATTGCCTTTCTTGATGGCCATTGAAGATGTGTTTTCCATTACGGGTAGAGGTACTGTGGCGACAGGGAGGGTAGAGAGAGGGACTGTTAGGATTGGAGACACTGTTGATATTGTAGGTTTGAAGGATACTAGGAGTACTACGGTGACCGGGGTTGAGATGTTTCAGAAGATTTTGGATGAAGCAATGGCTGGAGATAATGTGGGGTTGTTGTTGAGAGGTATTCAAAAGATTGATATTCAGAGAGGAATGGTGTTGGCAAAACCTGGAACGATTACCCCTCACACCAAGTTCGAAGCTATTGTGTATGTGTTGAAGAAGGAGGAGGGTGGTAGGCATTCCCCCTTCTTTTCGGGGTACAGGCCTCAGTTTTACATGAGAACTACTGATGTGACTGGAAAGGTTACTTCCATTACGACTGACAAAGGAGAGGAATCTAAGATGGTCATGCCCGGTGATCGTGTGAACTTGGTGGTTGAGCTCATTATGCCGGTCGCTTGTGAACAAGGGATGAGATTTGCCATCAGGGAAGGAGGAAAGACTGTTGGAGCTGGTGTCATTCAGAAAATTATCGAGTGA